GGGCGGTTCATCACCTTGACGTTGATCGGCATCAGTCCGCCCCCCCCGCTGCCTCGGCCAGATCGCGCCGGCGCGTCGCGCTCATGTTGCGCAGCTCCCTGAGCTGCCGCTCGGACATGGGGCCGTACGCGGGGCTGACGAGTCGGCCGCGGTCCAGCCCCACGAACAGCAGCAGCACCAGCACGAGATTCAGCGCGATGAGCGCGCCCGAGAACACCCATCCGCGGTAGTAGCCGAGCGCGTTCAGCGCCAGCATCGCCCCCGCGATGATCATCACGTACGCGAGCGCCAGCGGGAGCATGAACTTCCAGCCGAGCGACATGAGCTGGTCGTAGCGGAAGCGCGGCAGCGTCCACCGCACCCACATGAACGTGAAGACGAAGAACAGCGTCTTCGCGCCGAACATGAGGAGCGTCGCGAGCCACTTGAACACGCTGTACGGCGCCACGTTGTCCCACGTCGTGAACGGGATGTCGTAGCCGCCGAAGAACAGCGTCGTCATCAGCGCGCTCGCCGTCACCACGTTCGAGTACTCGGCGATGAAGAACATCGAGAACTTCATCCCGCTGTACTCGGTGTGGTAGCCCGCCACCAGCTCGCTCTCCGCCTCCGGCAGGTCGAACGGCAGCCGGTTCGTCTCCGCGAACGCGGCGACGAGAAAGATGAAGAACGAGACGGTGACCAGCAGCACGTTCCATCCCTGGCTCACCTGCTGCGCGATGATGTCCTTCAGCGCCACGTTGCCGGCGAGCAGCAGCACGGGGATCGTCGACATGCCCATCGCGATCTCGTACGACACCATCTGTGCGCTCGAGCGGAGGCCGCCGAGCAGCGAGTACTTGCTGTTCGACGCCCACCCGGCGAGCACGATGCCGTACACGCCGAGCGACGCGATGGCGAGGATGTAGAGGAAGCCGACCGGCAGGTCGGCGACGACCATGTCGACGAGGCCCCACGGCGTCGGCAGCGGCGCCGCGAACGGGATGACGGCGAACGTCAGCAGCGCCGGGATGAACGCCATCGCCGGCGCGAGCGTGAACAGCGGCTTGTACGCGAAGTCCGGGTTCGTCTCTTCCTTCATGAAGTTCTTCAGACCGTCCGCCGCCGGCTGCAGCAGCCCGCCCGGCCCCACGCGGTTCGGGCCCGGCCGGTCCTGGATGAACGCCGCGACCTTCCGCTCCATGAGCGTGAGCAGCGCCACCGTCACCATGAGGACGGTGAAGACGACGACGATCTTGAACAGCGACCAGAAGAAGAACGACGTGTTCCCCGGCGGCACCACCTGCGGGTCGAACGCCTGCAGGAGCGCGAGCACGTGCACCGCGGCGCTCATGCGACCCCCGCCAGCTCGGCCGGTGCGAACCGCTCGGCATCGGCCACGGGGCGACCCTTGAGGCCTAACGACTCGTAGGACATGTCGGCGAAGCTCGGGTGTCCCGCGGCGAGCGCGGCGAACGCGTCGCGCGCGGTGAAGTAGCCGCTGCCCTCGCCCATCGCGGCGAGCAGGTCGCCGAGCACGTACCACGCGGGACGCGCCAGCCCGGGGCCGGGCTTCGCCTGCGTGTAGCGCTGCACGCGGCCGCGCAGGTTCGTGAACGTGCCCTCCTCCTCGGCCATGTTCGTGATCGGCAGCACCACGTCGGCCGATGCCGCCCACGTCGGATGCGTCGTGCCGACGACGATCACCGAGACGCCGGCGGGGACCGACGGGGGCTCGTGCGCGAGCTCCTCGTCGGCGACCACCAGCACGTCGCCTGCTCCGAGACCGGCGAGCGGATCGTCGCTCCGCTCGAAGCCGAGGATCTCGGCGCCGGTCACGTTCGCGGCGCGCTCGGGGCGGAGCGCGAGGTCCGGCACGCCGGGCAGCGGTACCTCGTCGCCGACGCGCACCGTGAAGCGGCCCACGCCGCTCGTGCGATCGATCACGCGCTTCAGCAGGTAGAGCGCCTCGTTGCTCAGCATCGGCGACGCGAGCACCACCGCCCGCTTGCCGGCGAGCAGCGCCGCCGCGGCGCGGAGCGCGTGCTCCCATTCCACCGGCACCAGCGTCCCGCCGGCGCGCGCGTACGGCAGCTCCACGCGATCGCGGCGCTCGAGCCAGCGGTAGCCGAGCCGCCCCTCGTCGCAGAGGAAGAACTTGTTCACGTCGTCGTTCGACCGCGGACGCTGCCTGACGACCGTGCCCTCGCGCGTCTCGAGGATGCTGTTGCACCCCTGCGTGCAGTTCGGGCACACCGACGCCGCGCGGTCGAGCTCCCACGCGCGGGCCTTGTTCAGGAAGTCCTTCGACAGGAGCGCGCCGACGGGGCACAGCTCGATGACGTTGCCCGCCCACGGATTGGTCAGGTCGGCCTCGGCGTGCTTGCCGATCACCGCGCGGTCGCCGCGCTCGCTGACGTTCAGCACCGGCTCCTGCACCACGTTGTCCATGAAGCGAACGCACCGCGTGCAGAGGATGCAGCGGTTCGTGACGTACAGGACGTCGCCGCCGAAGTCCTCCACCGGGTTGAAGCGCTTCGGCTCCAGGTAGCGCGAGTCCTTGCGCCCCTCCTGGAACGTGTAGTCCTGCAGCTCGCACTCGCCCGCCTGGTCGCAGATCGGGCAGTCGAGCGGGTGGTTGATGAGCAGGAACTCGAGCACGCCCTTGCGCGCGTCGAGCGCCTTCGGCGAGTGCACGTGCACGATCTGCCCCTCGCCCACCGCCGTCGCGCACGACGGGGCGAGCTTCGGCATCTTCTCCACTTCCACGAGGCACATCCGGCACACGCCGGCCACCGGCAGCCCCGGGTGGTAGCAGTAGTGCGGGATGAGGATGCCGGCGGTCTTCGCCGCCTCGAGGATGCTCGTGCCTTCGGGGACCGTGACCGGGCGGCCCTCGATGGTGAGGTTGATCAGCTTCGGCTCGGCCATGTCGTTAGGCCATCAGGAAGGAGGGCGGTCGCACGCGCGTCGTCGCTCGACTCACGCGACCGTCGGCGAGGCGGCGAACCGTGCGGGGGCGCCGCCGGCGCCCGCCATGCTCACCACGTTCGTGCTCGCCTTGAGCTTCGCCTCGAACTCGTGCCGGAACTTGTTGATGCCGGAGACCACCGGCGTCGCGCACGAGTCGCTCAGCACGCAGATCGTCTTGCCCGTCATCTGCTCGGCCAGCGAGAGCAGCGTGTCGAGGTCGCGCGCGACGCCCTGGCCGGCGGCGATCCGCTCGAGGATCTTCGTCGTCCACGCGGTGCCCTCGCGGCACTGCGTGCACTGGGCGCAGCTCTCGTGCGCGTAGAAGCGGGCGAGCCGCGCGATCTGCTTCACCATGTCCGCGCGGTCGTCGAACACGATGACGCCGCCCGAGCCGAGCATCGAGCCCGCGGCGATGAACCCCTCGTAGTCCATGATCGCGCCGCGCGACTCCTCGGCCGTGAGGATCGGCACCGACGAGCCGCCGGGGATCGTCGCCTTGATCTCGCGCCCCTCGCCGGCGCCGCCGCACAGCTCCCACAGGAAGTCGCCGTACGGGAAGCCCATCGGCACCTCGTAGTTGCCGGGGCGCGCGACGTTACCGCACACCGAGAACAGCTTCGTGCCGACGCTCTTCGGGTTGTCCGGGCGGCCGAACTGCTTGTACCAGTCGGCGCCGTTGTTCAGGATGTGCGGCACCGCGGCGAGCGTCTCGACGTTGTTGATCGTCGTCGGCTGGCCGAACAGCCCCGCCACGGCGGGGAACGGCGGCTTGATGCGCGGGTTGCCGCGGCGCCCTTCCAGGGAGTTCATGAGCGCCGTCTCCTCGCCGCAGATGTACGCGCCGGCGCCCTGGTGCACGTGCACGTGCAGCGTCTTGCCGGTGCCCATCGCGTTCGTGCCGAGGATGCCCGCGGCGTACGCCTCCTTCACCGCGGCGCGCATCTGCTCCAGCGGCTCCGTGAACTCGCCGCGGATGTAGATGTACGCCGTGTCGGCGTAGATCGCGTACGCGCCGAGCGCGCATCCCTCGACGAGGGCGTGCGGCGTCCAGCGCATGATCTCGCGGTCCTTGAACGTGCCGGGCTCCGACTCGTCGGCGTTGCAGCACAGGTAGTGCTGCTTGCCGTCGGGCTTCATGAAGCTCCACTTCACGCCCGTCGGGAAGCCGGCGCCGCCGCGGCCGCGCAGGCCGCTGTCCTTCACGGTCTGCTGGATCGCCGCGGGGTCCATGCCTAACGCCTTCTCGAGCGCCGTATAGCCGCCGCGGTCGCGCCACGCCTTCAGGCCGCGGGCCTCCGCGTCGCCGAAGTACTTCGAGAGGACGACCGTCTCGCGCGAGTGACTCGGGTGGGGGTAGCCCATGCCGCTCCTACTGGTGCGAGTCGAGGATCGCCGGGATCGTCTCCGGCGTCACGGACTCGAGGAACTCCTCGTTGATCATCACCGGCGTCGCGAAGCCGCACGCGCCGAGGCACTCCACCTCGATCACCGTGTACTTGCCGTCGGGCGACATGACGCCGAGCTCCTTGCAGCCGGTCTTCTCGAGGAACGCGTTCACCACGTCCTCCGCGCCGCAGACGTTGCACGGCGTCGTCGTGCACACCTGCACGAAGTATTTCCCGACCGGGTGCTGGTGGTACATGGTGTAGAACGTCACCACGCCCTTCACGTACGCCGCCGTGAGGTCGAGCGCGTGGGCCACCTCGGCCATCGCCTCGTCGCTCACCCAGCCGCGCTCGCGCTGCACGATCCACAGCGCCGGCAGCAGCGCCGCCATCTTCGTCGGATAGCGCGTGAGCAGCTCGTCGAGCTCCGTGCGGGCGGCCGTGCCCTCCGTGAACACCGCGATGTACGGCGCGTGATCGAGGTGGCCGCCGGCCGAGTGGTCCGGCGACGCGAGGTCGCCGGTGATCCGTGGCGCGCTTGGTCCGTGGCTCATCGATCGATCTCACCCATCACGATGTCGATGCTCGCGTTGATCGCGATGACGTCGCTCAGCAGATGGCCCTCCACCATGCGCGGGATGGCCGAGAGGTTCACGAACGCCGGCGGCCGGATGCGCCACCGCACCGGCTTCGACGTCCCGTCCGACACGAGATAGTAGCCCTTCTCTCCCTTCGGGCTCTCCACCGCGACGTAGCACTCGCCGACCGGCGGGCGCGGTCCCTCCATCACGACCTTGAAGTGATGGATCATGCTCTCCATCTCGCTCGTCGCCTTGTGCTTCGGCGGCAGGATCACGCGCGGGTCGTCGACGTTCACCGGGCCCTCGGGCAGTCGGTCGAGCGCCTGGCGCAGGATGCGCACGCTCTGCCGCATCTCCTCGAGCCGCACGAGGTAGCGGTCGTACACGTCGCCGTGCGTGCCCACCGGGACGTCGAAGTCGTACGTCTCGTAGTCGAGGTACGGGAAGTCCTTGCGCACGTCGTAGGCGACGCCGGATGCGCGCACCATCGGGCCGGAGAGCCCGTAGTTGATCGCCTCCTCCGCCGTCAACGCGCCGAGTCCCACCGTGCGGCCGACCCAGATCGCGTTCTTCGTGAACATGCGGTCGGCCTCGTCGAGCGTCTTCGGGAACGTGCGCACGAACTCGTCGCACTGCTCCCACCAGCCGTTCGGGATGTCGGCGCCCATGCCGCCGACGCGCGTGAGCGTGGTCGTGAGCCGCGCGCCGATCCACGCCTCCATGAGGTTGTAGATCCGCTCGCGCTCCTGGAACAGCCACAGGAACGGCGAGAACGCGCCGATGTCGATGCCCGTGGTGCCCATCCACACGAGGTGTGACATGATGCGCGACAGCTCCATCGCGATCACGCGAAGCACCTTGCACCGCTCGGTGATCTCGATGCCGAACAGCCGCTCCGCGCCCAACGCGAACGCGCAGTTGTTCCCCGGCGAGTTGAGATAGTCCTCGCGGTCGGTCCAGGGGATGATCTGATTGTACTGGCGGTACTCGCCGATCTTCTCGAAGCCGCAGTGCAGGTAGCCGATGTGCGGGATGCACCGCACCACCGTCTCGCCGTCGAGCTCCAGCACGAGCCGCAGCACGCCGTGGGTCGCCGGGTGCTGCGGGCCGATGTTGATCAGCATGTGCTCGGACGCCATGTCCGGGTCCTCGTCGGCGCGCGGCGGCAGCGTGAGCACGTTGCCGCCGTCGTCCGCCGTGAGCGGGCTGCGCTGCGGCCGCCCGTCCCGGCCCACGCCGCTCGTCCCGAGCGCGACCTCCACCGTTCGCTTGGTAGCCATGCGCGTCTTATTCGCCCGTGCGCTCGCCGCTGCCCAGCCGGCGCCGCATGTCCTCGGGGAGCTCGCTGAACGCCTCGGCGATGGAGATCTCCTCCATCGAGTACCGCGCCTCCGGGTTCTGTGCGAGCGTCTGCCGGAGCTGCTCGGCCCGACTGAAGCGGCCGCGCAGCGGGAAGTCCTTTCGCAGCGGGAAGCCCTCGCGGTAGTTCTCCCACATGAGGATCCGCCGCAGGTCGGGATGCCCGTCGAACGTGATGCCGAACATGTCGAAGCACTCGCGCTCGAGCCAGTCGGCGCTCTTGTAGATCGGCCACACGCTCGGCACCTGCAGCGGCGCGGTCTTCGACAGCAGCGCCTTGAGCCGCAGGAAGCGGCGATACGGCAGCGAGCGGAGGTGCCACACCACCTCGATCGGCTGCTCCGTGTCGCGGAACTCCACCGCGGTCACGTCCGAGAGATAGTCGTAGCGCTGCGACGCGTCGTCGTGGAGCCAGCGCACGATCTCCTGCACGCGCGCGGTCTCGACGACCACGGTCGTCTCGCCCCAGATCACGTCGACGCGCTGCACGGCACCGGGGAACTGGGCCTGCAGCGCGGCGGCGCTGGGATTCGGCTCGCCCCCCCGATGGGGGACGGCTCGCGGCGTTCGCGGCGTCTCGGCGGGCGCCGCGCTGCCGGCGAAGTAGACGTTCGCGCTCACAGCCCCGACCGCGTCTGGTGCACCGAGTTGCCGAACGGCTCCGACAGCTCGTCGATCGCCGACGGTGGGATGTAGAGATGGCTCGACGGATCGGGCACGATCTCGTGCCGCAGCGATTTGTCGGCCATGCGCTCGTTCATGACCTTCTTCTGCAGCATGAGAATCCCGTACAGCAGCCCCTCGGGGCGCGGCGGGCAGCCGGGCACGTACACGTCGACGGGGATGATGTTGTCGATCCCCTGCACCACCGCGTAGTTGTCGAACATGCCGCCGGTCGACGCGCAGGCGCCCATCGAGATCACCCACTTCGGCTGCGGCATCTGCATGTAGATGCGGCGGATCACCGGCGCGAGCTTGAGCGGGACGCGCCCCGCGCACAGCAGCACGTCGGCCTGGCGCGGGCTCACGGCGAGCCGCTCCATGCCGAAGCGCGCGAGATCGAAGCGGCTCGCCGCGGTGGCCATGAACTCGATGGCGCAGCACGCGGTGCCGAACGGCATCGGCCACAGCGAGTTCGCGCGGCCCCAGTTCACGAGCAGGTCGAGCCGCGACGTGACCCAGCTTTCGCCGCCGCCCTCACCACCGGCGGGGTACGGGCGCGCGACCGGCAGCTCGGCGCCGTCAGGGCGCGAGATCAATCCCATTGCAGTGCGCCTCGCTTCCACACGTAGACGAAGCCGACGACGAGAATCACCATGAACACGAGCATCTCGCCGAACCCGAACAGCGACACCTGCCCCGCCGGACAGCCCGCCGCGCCGAGCGGCACGGCGCACGAGAGCTGCCGGAACGCGACGCCCCACGGGATCATGAACACGGTCTCGATGTCGAAGATGATGAACAACATCGCGACCAGATAGAACTTCACCGAGAAGCGCTCGCGGGCGTCGCCGACGGGGGGCATGCCCGACTCGTACGGCTGCTGCTTCACGGGGTTGGGGCGCGCGCGGACGGTCAGCGCGGAGAGCCCGATGATGATCACCGCGTTGAACGTGACGAACCCGAGGAGGAGGAGGACCGGCAGGTAGGTCCGTGCCATGTCAGCGGTTAGCGCCAGGGGGTCGGGCCGGCGGACTTCGTGAATTTTTTCACGAGCGCCGACCGGGGAACGTTAAACAACGGTCGGGTCGGATTCAACCCGACACGGCCGAGCGCGACACGTGCGACGTGCGGTGCGAGCCCCGCATGAACGTTCGCATGCGCGTACATTCCGCGCCGTCCGTCTCACCGCTCCCCACCCCTCAAGGCTTCCATGGCGATTCTCTCGGACCGCTGGATCAAGCGCATGGCCCTCGACCACGGCATGATCGAGCCGTTCGAGGACCGGCAGGTGCGTCACGGCGTCATCTCCTACGGCGTGAGCTCCTACGGCTACGACATGCGCGTCGCGCGCGAATTCCGGATCTTCACGAACGTCCTCAGCTCCATCGTCGACCCCAAGGCGTTCGACCCGAAGTCGTTCGTCGAGTTCGAGGGCGACGTCTGCATCGTGCCGCCGAACTCGTTCGCGCTCGCCCGGTCCGTGGAGTACTTCCGCATCCCGCGCAACGTCCTCACGGTCTGCGTCGGCAAGTCGACGTACGCGCGCTGCGGCATCATCACGAACGTGACCCCGTTCGAGCCGGAGTGGGAGGGCTACGTCACGCTCGAGATCTCCAACACCACGCCGCTCCCGGCGAAGATCTACGCGAACGAGGGGATCGCGCAGGTGCTGTTCTTCGAGGGGAACGAGCCGCCGGAGGTCTCGTACAAGGACAAGGCCGGCAAGTATCAGGGCCAGGTCGGCGTCACGTTGCCGAAGATCTGAGGCGTCGCAGGCGGGAGACGAGAACAAAATGGGGATCCGACGGCGATCGACAGGATCCCAGGATCCACGCGATCGCCGTCGGATCCCCATTTTGTTCTCGCCTCCGATCTGCCCTCTAGTCGCTCCCCGTCCCGCGCCGCGGCGGCGGATCGTAGTCCGTGCGGTCGCGGTCGACGAAGGGATCGGCGGCGGCCGGCGACCGCTCCGCCCGGTCGTCGGTTCCCTTGCCCACGGTGTACGTCGTGCCCTCGACGTCGTCCGCGTCTCCAACCGTCGGCGTGCCGTTGGGTGTGTCCGGCACCTCGTCGAAGCTCTCGCCCGGGCTGGTCGACTTCCGCAGCATGGTTCCCTCGCTCGGATGGTGTGCGCCGAGGGAGGGTGCACCAAGCGGGCCAGTCGGTCAGCCCGCCCCGCCCGCGGTCGTCGCTTCTTCGCGCGCCATCACCGAGGCCTTGAGGTAGTCGCGGTTCATCCGCGAGATGACGTCGATGCTGATCGCCTTCGGGCACGCGTCCTGGCACTCGCCGAACAGCGTGCAGTGGCCGAAGCCCTCGATGTCCATCTGCTCCACCATCGACAGCACGCGGCGGTAGCGCTCCGGCTGTCCCTGCGGCAGCATGCCGAGGTGCGCG
This DNA window, taken from Gemmatirosa kalamazoonensis, encodes the following:
- a CDS encoding NADH-quinone oxidoreductase subunit C codes for the protein MSANVYFAGSAAPAETPRTPRAVPHRGGEPNPSAAALQAQFPGAVQRVDVIWGETTVVVETARVQEIVRWLHDDASQRYDYLSDVTAVEFRDTEQPIEVVWHLRSLPYRRFLRLKALLSKTAPLQVPSVWPIYKSADWLERECFDMFGITFDGHPDLRRILMWENYREGFPLRKDFPLRGRFSRAEQLRQTLAQNPEARYSMEEISIAEAFSELPEDMRRRLGSGERTGE
- the nuoF gene encoding NADH-quinone oxidoreductase subunit NuoF, whose translation is MGYPHPSHSRETVVLSKYFGDAEARGLKAWRDRGGYTALEKALGMDPAAIQQTVKDSGLRGRGGAGFPTGVKWSFMKPDGKQHYLCCNADESEPGTFKDREIMRWTPHALVEGCALGAYAIYADTAYIYIRGEFTEPLEQMRAAVKEAYAAGILGTNAMGTGKTLHVHVHQGAGAYICGEETALMNSLEGRRGNPRIKPPFPAVAGLFGQPTTINNVETLAAVPHILNNGADWYKQFGRPDNPKSVGTKLFSVCGNVARPGNYEVPMGFPYGDFLWELCGGAGEGREIKATIPGGSSVPILTAEESRGAIMDYEGFIAAGSMLGSGGVIVFDDRADMVKQIARLARFYAHESCAQCTQCREGTAWTTKILERIAAGQGVARDLDTLLSLAEQMTGKTICVLSDSCATPVVSGINKFRHEFEAKLKASTNVVSMAGAGGAPARFAASPTVA
- a CDS encoding NADH-quinone oxidoreductase subunit B codes for the protein MGLISRPDGAELPVARPYPAGGEGGGESWVTSRLDLLVNWGRANSLWPMPFGTACCAIEFMATAASRFDLARFGMERLAVSPRQADVLLCAGRVPLKLAPVIRRIYMQMPQPKWVISMGACASTGGMFDNYAVVQGIDNIIPVDVYVPGCPPRPEGLLYGILMLQKKVMNERMADKSLRHEIVPDPSSHLYIPPSAIDELSEPFGNSVHQTRSGL
- the nuoH gene encoding NADH-quinone oxidoreductase subunit NuoH — its product is MSAAVHVLALLQAFDPQVVPPGNTSFFFWSLFKIVVVFTVLMVTVALLTLMERKVAAFIQDRPGPNRVGPGGLLQPAADGLKNFMKEETNPDFAYKPLFTLAPAMAFIPALLTFAVIPFAAPLPTPWGLVDMVVADLPVGFLYILAIASLGVYGIVLAGWASNSKYSLLGGLRSSAQMVSYEIAMGMSTIPVLLLAGNVALKDIIAQQVSQGWNVLLVTVSFFIFLVAAFAETNRLPFDLPEAESELVAGYHTEYSGMKFSMFFIAEYSNVVTASALMTTLFFGGYDIPFTTWDNVAPYSVFKWLATLLMFGAKTLFFVFTFMWVRWTLPRFRYDQLMSLGWKFMLPLALAYVMIIAGAMLALNALGYYRGWVFSGALIALNLVLVLLLFVGLDRGRLVSPAYGPMSERQLRELRNMSATRRRDLAEAAGGAD
- the nuoE gene encoding complex I 24 kDa subunit family protein, translating into MSHGPSAPRITGDLASPDHSAGGHLDHAPYIAVFTEGTAARTELDELLTRYPTKMAALLPALWIVQRERGWVSDEAMAEVAHALDLTAAYVKGVVTFYTMYHQHPVGKYFVQVCTTTPCNVCGAEDVVNAFLEKTGCKELGVMSPDGKYTVIEVECLGACGFATPVMINEEFLESVTPETIPAILDSHQ
- a CDS encoding 2Fe-2S iron-sulfur cluster-binding protein, giving the protein MAEPKLINLTIEGRPVTVPEGTSILEAAKTAGILIPHYCYHPGLPVAGVCRMCLVEVEKMPKLAPSCATAVGEGQIVHVHSPKALDARKGVLEFLLINHPLDCPICDQAGECELQDYTFQEGRKDSRYLEPKRFNPVEDFGGDVLYVTNRCILCTRCVRFMDNVVQEPVLNVSERGDRAVIGKHAEADLTNPWAGNVIELCPVGALLSKDFLNKARAWELDRAASVCPNCTQGCNSILETREGTVVRQRPRSNDDVNKFFLCDEGRLGYRWLERRDRVELPYARAGGTLVPVEWEHALRAAAALLAGKRAVVLASPMLSNEALYLLKRVIDRTSGVGRFTVRVGDEVPLPGVPDLALRPERAANVTGAEILGFERSDDPLAGLGAGDVLVVADEELAHEPPSVPAGVSVIVVGTTHPTWAASADVVLPITNMAEEEGTFTNLRGRVQRYTQAKPGPGLARPAWYVLGDLLAAMGEGSGYFTARDAFAALAAGHPSFADMSYESLGLKGRPVADAERFAPAELAGVA
- the nuoD gene encoding NADH dehydrogenase (quinone) subunit D, encoding MASEHMLINIGPQHPATHGVLRLVLELDGETVVRCIPHIGYLHCGFEKIGEYRQYNQIIPWTDREDYLNSPGNNCAFALGAERLFGIEITERCKVLRVIAMELSRIMSHLVWMGTTGIDIGAFSPFLWLFQERERIYNLMEAWIGARLTTTLTRVGGMGADIPNGWWEQCDEFVRTFPKTLDEADRMFTKNAIWVGRTVGLGALTAEEAINYGLSGPMVRASGVAYDVRKDFPYLDYETYDFDVPVGTHGDVYDRYLVRLEEMRQSVRILRQALDRLPEGPVNVDDPRVILPPKHKATSEMESMIHHFKVVMEGPRPPVGECYVAVESPKGEKGYYLVSDGTSKPVRWRIRPPAFVNLSAIPRMVEGHLLSDVIAINASIDIVMGEIDR
- the dcd gene encoding dCTP deaminase, whose product is MAILSDRWIKRMALDHGMIEPFEDRQVRHGVISYGVSSYGYDMRVAREFRIFTNVLSSIVDPKAFDPKSFVEFEGDVCIVPPNSFALARSVEYFRIPRNVLTVCVGKSTYARCGIITNVTPFEPEWEGYVTLEISNTTPLPAKIYANEGIAQVLFFEGNEPPEVSYKDKAGKYQGQVGVTLPKI
- a CDS encoding NADH-quinone oxidoreductase subunit A, which codes for MARTYLPVLLLLGFVTFNAVIIIGLSALTVRARPNPVKQQPYESGMPPVGDARERFSVKFYLVAMLFIIFDIETVFMIPWGVAFRQLSCAVPLGAAGCPAGQVSLFGFGEMLVFMVILVVGFVYVWKRGALQWD